The following are encoded together in the Phaseolus vulgaris cultivar G19833 chromosome 9, P. vulgaris v2.0, whole genome shotgun sequence genome:
- the LOC137821314 gene encoding flowering-promoting factor 1-like protein 3, which yields MSGVWVFNKGVVRLVENPNSERKVLIHSASNEIITSYTVLEHKLSTLGWERYYDDPDLLQFHKRSTVHLISLPKDFNRFRSMHMYDIVVKNKNYFEVRDM from the coding sequence ATGTCTGGGGTTTGGGTTTTCAATAAAGGTGTGGTGAGGCTAGTGGAGAATCCTAACTCTGAGCGCAAGGTGTTGATTCACTCTGCAAGCAATGAAATCATCACTTCCTACACAGTGTTGGAGCACAAATTGAGTACACTAGGGTGGGAACGTTACTATGATGATCCTGATTTACTTCAGTTCCACAAACGCTCCACCGTTCACCTAATCTCCCTCCCAAAGGATTTCAACAGGTTCAGATCCATGCACATGTATGACATAGTCGTCAAGAACAAGAACTACTTCGAAGTTAGAGACATGTGA